The genomic interval TTGTTATCCCATACCAGTTTATTATGTGTGATCTTCTGGCGTGGTGCACCGATGCTATAGGATTTAAAATCGTCGTTTGTAGCTACTGCCTCATCGGCCACGCCATTATTGTTGATCGGTTTGATGAATTGTCCGTTCTCATTACGGTCGCCCTCAACCAATCCCAGCTCCTGGTTGAAGGAAGTAAAGCGGAGAATGGAGGAGCCCCATTGTTTGTTCAGTCCCAGGCTACCACCGTAGTTGGTATTTTTGAATTTGGAATTGAATACATAACCATCGTATTTATTCTTATAATCATGGGCAAATTTCTGTGTACCAAAAGCGCTCCAGCTCAGTCCTCCTTTTGTGGTACCTGCAATATCCGCATGATAGGAGATCTGTCCGTTGTTAGTGAGGTAATTTGCTGCTACATTCCCTTTTATCTGGCCGGCAGCAACACTACCGGGAGGTACAATATTTACAACACCGGCAAGCGCATCGGAGCCATATACCAGGGAGGCTGGGCCTTTCAATACTTCCACTTTGCTTACATTATAATCATCGATCTCAATACCATGTTCATCTCCCCATTGTTGTCCTTCCTGGCGTACACCATCGCCCACTACTACTACGCGGTTATATCCGAGACCACGTATAAAAGGTTTGGAGATGGCAGGTCCGGTAGTCAGCTGACTTACCCCAGGCAGCTTGGCAATCGCATCAATGATATTGGTAGAGATGTTGGCATCCAGGTAATCTTTTCTTACAATACTTACCGGCGTAGGCGTTTTCTTCAATGTAGTGGCCATGTTCACACCGGTGATCACCACTTCATTTTTCTCCAGCAGCGTCTCTGACAGGGCAAAGTCCTGCTGTGTAACACCGTTGATCTGTACTGTTGTTGTAAATGCGGCATAGCCGATATAATGTACTTCCACCAGGAATTTTCCCTTAGGCAGGTTTTTGATTTCATATTCGCCCTGAGCGTTGGCGGAAGCGCCAACATGCAGGTCTGGCAAATAAACAGTAGCCCCGGGCAATGGGCTGTGAGAAGATTTATCTGTTACTGTTCCTTTAAGCGAGCTGCCGGCATCATCGTCATTTAATATTGAGGCAAAACCGGGAATATATATAAGCAAGCTGGTAACTAAAGCTATAATAAAGACACGTAAATAGTGCATAGAAAGATTTGTTTATAGACAATTATCTATACAGCAACACAGCGTTGCTATAATAGTAACAATACGGGCAGGATGCCCTTTCATAAGAGTGCATGTAAAAAACTAAACGAGCGCTGTTACCGGGGGCGCACGGGGAGGAAGTGTTCTGTGGGGTAGGTATTCAATAACCGGGATAACCGGGATGGCGTAATGCCAGGATATCTCCTTCACCAGTACATGATAAAATGTAGTGGTGTGTTCATAAGGTTCCGGTTCTATTTGCAGGAAACCGCAGTGTACGTGTTTAACGGAAAAAGCGGGGCCATGCTTTGCTACCGGAGCTTCATCTTCAGTATCATGGTGCGGGAAGAACTGGTGTATAAATGCCCGGGGGGTAGTATTAAATACAAATACCCCCAACAGCATGATAGCCAATATCCTATATAACACCTTATGCTTCAGATCATGAGTTTGAACGGTAACAAAGGTAGGGAATAAATGCAACAATGTTGCTCATACATAGTATTAGTCCATAAATGAGCAATAGGGCTGATGGCTGGCGGATGGTCTTAGCATGAAAAAAGTCCATAGCATAGCTGCTATGGACTCCCGGAATATTTTCCGTGCTGATTATTAATACTTTACTTTCAGCATCGATCTTACATGCTGATACACACCATTCTGCAGGCGTGCGTAAAAGATACCGCTGGCGAGATTACCGCTATCGAAGGTGATGCTGTATTCTCCGGCAGGCTGGATCTTATTGACAGGCGTTGCCACCAGGCGGCCCATAGTATCGAAGACCTGGACCATGGTGTGGCCACCCCTTGTCTTATATTTCAGTGTCGTGGTAGACACGAATGGATTCGGATAATTGGTGATCAGGTTATTGCTGCCATTATTCACATCGTCGATGTTAGTCAGGGTGCCACAGGCAATACCGCTCACGATAGGCAGACGCTGATAATCCTTGAAGAGAATGGTCTGGAGTGTTGCATTGTCCACGCAGAACCACTGTTCCAGCAATGAGGCGTATACAGAACGGAAGTCGTACTGCATCGGCATATTGTCGGCCACATTGGTTTCTGTAGGAATGTCGGGAGAAGATCCAAGCACACCCTGCAGTACATAATCGCCAAATACGATCATCGGGGCAGCAGCACCGTGGTCGGTACCCATACTACCATTGGATTTGATACGACGGCCGAACTCAGAGAAGGTCATGCCTACTACACGGCGCGATGCCTTGAGCTTGGTGAGGTCGTCCATAAACGCCTTGATAGAATCCGACAGCTGGCCCAGGAGGTTTGCGTGATCACCTTTGGTGGTATCGCCTGACTGCGTCTGGTTAGCATGTGTATCGAAGAAGGCATGCGTTACCATGTAGAGGCGGGTTTTCAACCCACCGGCTACCAGGCGCGCTACTATTTTCAGCTGCTCTGCCAGCCTGTTGTCAGGATAAGGGCTCTGTGAAGTAACATTCGCAGCAGCCTTTTTGATGGCATCAGCAAATTTATTGGACTGTTTGGCGATCAGACGCACGTATTCCAGCTCAACACCCGCGTGGGTATTGGGAACAGGGTCGTTAATATCTTCGATCAGGTTATAGAAGTCGGTAGAGCTGGAGATAGCCACAGCCATATTTGCATCATTACCCTGGAATACCGGAGAAGTGAGGGAACCGATCTGAATAGCCAGGGGCTCAGCACCTTCGTAAGCGTCAGGGAAGCCAGGGAACTGTGTTTCCAGGTAACGACCCGCCCAACCGGTTTCCAGGATCTGGTTCTGATCAGAACCGCTCATCCAGATATCCATTGCGCGGAAGTGGGAATAATCCGGAGAGGGATAACCTACGCTCTGGATCACACATACTTTACCATTATCGTACAGTTCCTGCAGCCCTGTCATAGCAGGGTGGAAACCTGTTTTAATATTGTTGGCCAGTGGCAATACCGATCCTTCCGGGATAGCGATATTTTTACGGGCATTCTGATAATCCGCGTACACATCCAGCGGAACGATCATATTAAGACCATCATTACCACCAATCATCTGGATCATCACCAACACGTGGTCATTATCTTCTGCAGATTTCTGCAACGCATTCAGCAGCGATGAAGCGCCGAAAGCCTTTACAGAAAATCCGTTTATAAAGGTAGGCAGAACCGTTGCCGGGGCGGAATATTTAAGGAAGTCTCTGCGTTTCATAGTTTATAGGTCTTTCTAAGATCAGGCTAATTGATATTCAGATAAATTCATCAGGTACTTGTACAGTGTCTGGAGACGGCTTTCCACAATGTTGCGGTTAGCGGATGTAGGATTGGATTTCCAGGTATTCCAGGCATCTGTCCAATAGTAATCGCTGTCAGGGTTCTGGCCACTGAGCAGGATGAT from Chitinophaga filiformis carries:
- a CDS encoding DUF1501 domain-containing protein, encoding MKRRDFLKYSAPATVLPTFINGFSVKAFGASSLLNALQKSAEDNDHVLVMIQMIGGNDGLNMIVPLDVYADYQNARKNIAIPEGSVLPLANNIKTGFHPAMTGLQELYDNGKVCVIQSVGYPSPDYSHFRAMDIWMSGSDQNQILETGWAGRYLETQFPGFPDAYEGAEPLAIQIGSLTSPVFQGNDANMAVAISSSTDFYNLIEDINDPVPNTHAGVELEYVRLIAKQSNKFADAIKKAAANVTSQSPYPDNRLAEQLKIVARLVAGGLKTRLYMVTHAFFDTHANQTQSGDTTKGDHANLLGQLSDSIKAFMDDLTKLKASRRVVGMTFSEFGRRIKSNGSMGTDHGAAAPMIVFGDYVLQGVLGSSPDIPTETNVADNMPMQYDFRSVYASLLEQWFCVDNATLQTILFKDYQRLPIVSGIACGTLTNIDDVNNGSNNLITNYPNPFVSTTTLKYKTRGGHTMVQVFDTMGRLVATPVNKIQPAGEYSITFDSGNLASGIFYARLQNGVYQHVRSMLKVKY